The DNA region TGACATGGGCGGACTCGTTGACGGTCGCCGACCAGTCCGCGTGGGCCGCCGCGGCGGCGTGTCGGTTGATGGTCTGGCGCAGCCAGCCGTCGACCGTGGAGATCCAGTCTCGTTCGTCCGCGCCGACATGCCAGACCCGGAACCGGCTGATGCTGGTGTGGGTGATGCCGGCCAGCGCCAGCCGGCGATCGCACCAGAAGATCACCTCGAGGCCGGCGGAGTCGGCCACGAAGATCACCTCCAGTTCGGTGATCGGCCCGGCGTAGAGGGGGCCCACCCAGAAACCCCAGCGCTGGTGCAGGGGCAGGGTCTGCGTCACCCCGGGCAGCCGACCGTCGATCAGCCCGGCCTGACGGGCGCTGAAACCCAGGGTGTCCAGGGCCGCCAGGACATGCTGCTGGGTGGGCAGGGGATGGACGAAGACCGGCACCATCGCGCCCTGGTCCAGCGCCGGTTCGACGGCCACCTCGGTACGCAGCCCCATCCGCAGGCTGAGCAGGGGTACGCCGCCGAGGGTGGTCAGCGGGGTCTCCCAGGGCAGTGGGAACTCGAAGGGGATGGTGCGGGCCCGCCCCGCCCGCAGCACCAGGGCGTCGGAGACCTGCGCCTGGTGGAACTGCACCAGGCGGCGGGGGGCCTCCGGGTCGTCCGGCTCGACCGTGCTGACCAGGCCGAGCCGGACGTGGTAGACCGGCACGTCGACGGAACCGGCGATCAGGTTCACCCGCCCCGGCAGTCGTAGGCCGGGGCGGGTGCTCGGATTGGCCAACGTGGTCTGCACCGTCAGGCCTGTACCGCCCGGCGACACCCCCGTCAGCCGCATCCGTGCCGCTCTTACCTGAGTCGGCGCATCGCGCGCGGGATCGGGTCGGTCTCGTCGTCGAACTCCCCGATGACCTCCTCCAGCAGGTCCTCCAAGGCGACGAACCCGACCGGCCGGGTAGGACCGGCACCGTTGCGGACCATGGCCAACTGCGACTGGCGGGCCCGCATCACGGCCACCGCCTCGTTCACCGTCGCCGTGTCGGGCAGGGTGATCGCCTCGTTCATCAGATCCGACGCGGTCGCCTCCGGCCGGACGGCGGCGGCTCGCACCGCCTCCCGTACGTGCACCAGGCCGACCACCTGACCGGCGGAGTCCAGCACCGCCAGCCGCGACCGGCCACTGTCCTGGCTGACCCGCTCGATCCGGTCCACCGGGTCGTTGTGGCGGACCGTCACCATCCGGTCGAAGGGCTCCATCACCTGGGCCACCGTGGTCCCCTGCAACGCCAGCATGCTGGTCAGCAGTTCGTGCTGGGCGGCACCGAGCAGGCCGTGCTCCCGGGACTGCTCCAGCAGCATCCGCAGCTCGTCCGGGCCGTGCACCTGAGCGAGCTGGTCCTGCGGGTTGACCTTGACCAGCCGCAGCATCGCGTTGGCCACCGCGTTGAGCGCGGACAGCACCGGCCGGGCCACCCGGGCGAAGGCCCGGAAGGGCAGGGCCAGCAGCAGCGCGGACCGCTCCGGATGGGTGATCGCCCAGGACTTCGGTGCCATCTCGCCGACCACCAGGTGCAGGAAGGTGACCAGGCTCAGGGCGAAGATCAGAGCGATCACGTGGCTGGCCCCCGAGGGCAGGCCGACGGCGTGCAGCAGCGGCCCCAACAGCCGTTCGATCGCCGGCTCGGCCAGGGCACCGAGCCCCAGGGTGCACAGGGTGATGCCCAGCTGCGCGCCGGCCAGCATCAGCGACAGTTCGCGTACCCCGTCGAGCGCGGCCTTGGCCGCCCGACCACCGCCGGCTGCCGCCTGCTCCAGGCGGTAGCGCTTGCTGGCCACCAGCGCGAACTCGGCGGCGACGAAGAATCCGTTGAGCGCCAGCAGGATCACCGAGGTGATCAGCGCGAATCCGGTGCTCACGCGCTCACCTCCTCACGCCCACCGGCGAGTTGCAGGCGGACCGAGTCGGCCACGTGCCGGTCGACCGCGAGCACCTCGACCAGGGCCCGCGGGCCCTCCTCGGTGTTGTCACCCTCGGTCGGCAGGCCGATCTCCAGTCGATCGCCGACCTCCGGCACCCGGCCCAGCTCCCGCATGACCAGCCCGGAGAGGGTGTCGTACTCAGGGTGTTCGGGCAACGCGATGCCGGTGCTGTCGGCGACCTCGTCGATGCGCCAGCGCGCCGGTACCACCCAGGAACCGTCGTCCTGTCGGGCCGGGGCCCGCTCCGGCGGGTCGTCCTCGTCGCGGATCGGGCCGACCAGCTCCTCGGCGATGTCCTCCAGGGTGATCACCCCGGCGAAGCCGCCGTACTCGTCGACCACGCAGGCCAACTGCCGGTGTCCGGAACGCAGCCGGTCCAGGACGATCGGCAGGGGCAGGGTCTCCGGCACCAGCAACGGTGCTCCGGCGACCGCGCTGATCGGGGTGGTGGCCCGCTGCGCCGGAGGCACCCGGAGCACGTCGGAGATGCCGACCACTCCGACCAGGTCGTCCACCCCCTCGGCACCCCGTACCGGGAACCGGGAGCGGCCGGTGTCGAGCAGTTCGACCACCCGGCTGATGGTCTCGTCGGCGCGTACGGTGTGCACGTCGACCCGGGGCACCATGACCTCGCCCGCGGTCAGCTCACGGAAGTCGAGCCCTCGGTCGAGCAGTGCGGAGGTCTCGGCGTCCAGGTGACCTTCCAGGCGGGACTCGGCGATGATCTGTTCCAGGTCCTCCGGGGTGGCGCCGCTGGGCAGTTCCTCGATCGGCTCGATACCGAGGCGCCGCAGCAGCCGCACCGCGGCCCGGTCGAACAGTTTGATCAGCGGCCCGGCGAGGGTCATGTAGACCAGGGTCGACCGGGCCAGGGCTCGGGCGACCGGCTCGGGCTCGGCGATGGCCAGGTTCTTCGGGGCCAACTCGCCCACCACCATCTGCACCACGGTAGCGATGACCAGGGCCAGTACGACGGAGAGCGGCAGGGTCACGCTGCTGGAGACCCCGGCCAGCCCGAGCAGCTCGGCCAGGCCGGCACCGAGGAACGGTTCGGCGACGTAACCGACCAGCAGGGCGGTGACGGTGATGCCGAGCTGGGCACCGGAGAGCATGAACGACAGCCGCGCGGTCACCTCCAGGGCCCGGGCGGAAGCCTGGTCCCCCTCGGCGGCGCGTTGCTTGAGCTTGCCCCGGTCCACGGCGACATAGCCGAATTCCTGCGCGACGAAGTAACCCGTCGCGACGGTCAGAACGATGATCAGAAGAAGCCCAACGAGGATCAACACGGGACGCTCAGGGCTCCCGGGGTCGTCGGGTCAGGGGAATGCCGGGGCTTACCCGGCTGGCTACTGCTGCCCTCCTGGGCAGAAGAGTCGAT from Micromonospora sp. NBC_01739 includes:
- a CDS encoding sporulation protein — encoded protein: MRLTGVSPGGTGLTVQTTLANPSTRPGLRLPGRVNLIAGSVDVPVYHVRLGLVSTVEPDDPEAPRRLVQFHQAQVSDALVLRAGRARTIPFEFPLPWETPLTTLGGVPLLSLRMGLRTEVAVEPALDQGAMVPVFVHPLPTQQHVLAALDTLGFSARQAGLIDGRLPGVTQTLPLHQRWGFWVGPLYAGPITELEVIFVADSAGLEVIFWCDRRLALAGITHTSISRFRVWHVGADERDWISTVDGWLRQTINRHAAAAAHADWSATVNESAHVSRPPDEPIPPGYGLGGTAGGSGTGGDGT
- a CDS encoding hemolysin family protein translates to MSTGFALITSVILLALNGFFVAAEFALVASKRYRLEQAAAGGGRAAKAALDGVRELSLMLAGAQLGITLCTLGLGALAEPAIERLLGPLLHAVGLPSGASHVIALIFALSLVTFLHLVVGEMAPKSWAITHPERSALLLALPFRAFARVARPVLSALNAVANAMLRLVKVNPQDQLAQVHGPDELRMLLEQSREHGLLGAAQHELLTSMLALQGTTVAQVMEPFDRMVTVRHNDPVDRIERVSQDSGRSRLAVLDSAGQVVGLVHVREAVRAAAVRPEATASDLMNEAITLPDTATVNEAVAVMRARQSQLAMVRNGAGPTRPVGFVALEDLLEEVIGEFDDETDPIPRAMRRLR
- a CDS encoding hemolysin family protein — translated: MLILVGLLLIIVLTVATGYFVAQEFGYVAVDRGKLKQRAAEGDQASARALEVTARLSFMLSGAQLGITVTALLVGYVAEPFLGAGLAELLGLAGVSSSVTLPLSVVLALVIATVVQMVVGELAPKNLAIAEPEPVARALARSTLVYMTLAGPLIKLFDRAAVRLLRRLGIEPIEELPSGATPEDLEQIIAESRLEGHLDAETSALLDRGLDFRELTAGEVMVPRVDVHTVRADETISRVVELLDTGRSRFPVRGAEGVDDLVGVVGISDVLRVPPAQRATTPISAVAGAPLLVPETLPLPIVLDRLRSGHRQLACVVDEYGGFAGVITLEDIAEELVGPIRDEDDPPERAPARQDDGSWVVPARWRIDEVADSTGIALPEHPEYDTLSGLVMRELGRVPEVGDRLEIGLPTEGDNTEEGPRALVEVLAVDRHVADSVRLQLAGGREEVSA